A genomic region of Catalinimonas niigatensis contains the following coding sequences:
- a CDS encoding TonB-dependent receptor, translating to MRIFLLQLLVGCLLPVAAWAQLNVTGKVTDAQTNESLAGANVTIAGTTQGTITNSEGEYRLQVDQTPATLKVSFVGFQTQEVTLSTEVGSVTQNFSLSVARSLEEVMIRAIRADQKIPVTQKTISRQDIEEIYVGQDALFVLERKTPSILAYSESGTNLTNYGQMRLRGMEQKRINITLNGVPLNDMIDQGVYFSNFTDFGNSIESVQVQRGVGTSTNGTASYAGSINFESVNLRDSVASAEVQLLGGSFGTYRTSGEVKTGLLNDKFAFYTRFTRTTSEGYRRHSGTDAYSFFFSGGYFGEKDMVKITGFTGRTKNELAYLPVALPDIEADPRTNYVSENDTDDFGQHLIQLEYTRFLSQQTSLVSSIYYGGAGGDFPAGFPDEEGNFMQINYPLFNDHYGFMSYLNHQSVNGRWDINGGVHAYSFLRENIESIIPNYATPYYQDESRKDELSLFAKASYEVGKLILFGDLQFRTVQLDMSVDEAFLGQTATIPTRSWTFFNPKVGVTYELNNSANLYASFGRSGREPTRTDILGAAQINPFNLADAQDPDAVQAEYVNDFEGGVRVNNGQLSGQANLFYMQFENEIAAIGQAIPEGFIQLRKNVPSSYRRGIEVDWEYRPITQFSFSGDVTYMQSQIDEYAPEDADQVYTDVEPVISPEWIVNASLEYRPQSWLSVALSPRYVSESYLEPTNRENLVLPEFFLLDARATFSLGKHSLSLQLNNLLDNQYYSYGESVDYNGALVPGYFVQPPRNFYAILRLRF from the coding sequence ATGAGAATTTTTCTATTGCAGCTGCTGGTAGGCTGTTTGTTGCCAGTAGCAGCATGGGCGCAGCTAAACGTTACTGGAAAAGTAACGGATGCGCAGACCAACGAATCATTAGCAGGTGCTAATGTGACCATTGCAGGTACCACTCAAGGTACCATCACTAATTCCGAAGGAGAATATCGTCTTCAGGTAGATCAGACACCGGCTACGCTTAAAGTGAGCTTTGTCGGTTTTCAGACACAGGAAGTGACTTTAAGCACTGAAGTAGGAAGTGTAACTCAGAATTTTAGCCTTTCTGTGGCACGCTCTCTGGAAGAAGTAATGATCAGAGCCATTCGCGCTGACCAGAAAATACCGGTTACGCAGAAAACCATTTCACGGCAGGATATTGAAGAAATTTACGTAGGTCAGGATGCACTTTTTGTGCTGGAAAGAAAGACCCCATCTATTCTGGCGTATTCCGAGTCAGGTACCAATCTAACCAATTATGGGCAGATGCGCTTGCGGGGCATGGAGCAGAAGCGGATCAATATCACACTGAATGGTGTACCCCTCAATGATATGATAGATCAGGGTGTATATTTTTCCAACTTTACGGACTTTGGCAATAGCATAGAGTCAGTACAGGTACAGCGTGGAGTGGGTACCAGCACGAATGGAACAGCTTCTTACGCAGGCTCCATCAACTTTGAATCAGTCAATCTTAGAGATAGTGTAGCCAGTGCAGAAGTACAACTGCTGGGTGGTTCTTTTGGTACCTATCGTACCAGTGGTGAAGTAAAAACAGGGCTGCTGAACGATAAATTTGCCTTCTACACCCGCTTTACCCGGACTACATCGGAGGGCTACCGCCGTCATTCAGGTACGGATGCATACTCATTTTTCTTTTCGGGAGGTTATTTTGGTGAGAAAGACATGGTAAAAATTACCGGCTTTACCGGTCGTACCAAAAACGAACTGGCTTATCTACCGGTAGCCTTGCCGGATATTGAGGCTGATCCTCGCACAAACTATGTCTCAGAAAATGATACCGATGACTTTGGACAGCATCTGATTCAGTTGGAATACACTCGTTTTCTGAGCCAGCAGACTTCACTAGTATCCTCAATTTATTATGGAGGAGCGGGAGGTGATTTTCCGGCAGGCTTCCCCGATGAGGAAGGCAATTTTATGCAGATCAATTATCCGCTTTTTAATGATCATTACGGCTTTATGTCTTATCTGAATCATCAGTCAGTTAATGGCCGATGGGATATCAATGGTGGAGTACATGCCTATTCTTTTTTGCGGGAAAACATAGAATCTATCATTCCTAACTATGCCACACCCTATTATCAGGATGAGTCGCGAAAAGACGAACTGAGTTTGTTTGCCAAGGCCAGTTATGAGGTAGGCAAGCTGATTCTTTTTGGCGATTTACAGTTTCGTACGGTACAGTTAGATATGAGTGTAGATGAAGCTTTCCTGGGTCAGACAGCCACTATTCCTACCCGCAGCTGGACTTTCTTTAACCCAAAAGTGGGAGTGACTTACGAACTAAACAATAGCGCCAATCTCTATGCTTCTTTTGGAAGAAGTGGGCGAGAACCCACTCGTACTGATATTCTGGGCGCCGCGCAAATCAATCCATTCAATTTGGCCGATGCTCAGGATCCGGATGCTGTACAGGCTGAATATGTCAATGATTTTGAAGGTGGAGTGCGTGTAAATAACGGCCAGCTGTCTGGCCAGGCCAATCTTTTCTACATGCAGTTTGAGAATGAGATTGCAGCCATTGGACAAGCCATTCCTGAAGGATTTATTCAACTACGCAAGAATGTGCCGAGCAGCTACCGCCGGGGCATAGAAGTAGATTGGGAGTACCGACCCATTACCCAATTTTCCTTTAGTGGAGATGTGACTTATATGCAAAGCCAGATCGATGAATATGCTCCCGAAGATGCAGATCAGGTCTATACCGATGTGGAGCCGGTGATCAGCCCCGAATGGATTGTCAATGCCAGTCTGGAGTATCGTCCGCAGTCTTGGTTATCTGTAGCGTTGAGTCCGCGCTATGTAAGTGAATCTTACCTGGAGCCTACCAATCGGGAGAACCTGGTGCTGCCTGAGTTCTTTTTGCTGGATGCAAGAGCGACATTTTCTTTGGGAAAACATTCTTTGAGCCTGCAATTGAATAATCTGCTGGACAACCAATACTATAGCTATGGAGAGTCGGTGGATTATAACGGAGCACTGGTACCAGGCTATTTTGTGCAACCTCCGCGTAACTTCTATGCCATCTTACGGTTAAGGTTTTAA